CGAATAACCCCCTCTATTAATGCGTCTGGACTACCTACCCCCATCAAATAGCGGGGTTTATCCCTTGGCATCAGGGGCGTAGTATATTCTAATACTTCATACATAATTTCTTTGGGTTCCCCTACACTTAAGCCACCGATAGAATAACCAGGCAGATCAAGTTCTATCATTTCCGATACACTTTTCTGACGTAAATCTTTAAAAGCACCTCCCTGTATAATACCAAACAAAGCCTGATCCTTCGGTCGTTGATGGGCCTCCTTACATCTCTTAGCCCAGCGTATGGTTCTTTCTAATGAGTTTTTTGCATACTCATAGCTGCAGGGATAAGGGGGACATTCATCAAAGGCCATCATGATATCAGAACCTAGAGCATTCTGAATTTCCACTGCTTTTTCTGGACTAAGAAAATGCTTGGAACCATCTAAATGAGAACGAAAAGTAACTCCTTCTTCCGAAATTTCCCTTAATTCATTTAAACTAAAAACTTGGAACCCACCACTATCAGTGAGAATGGGTCTATCCCAATTCATGAACTTATGCAGTCCCCCGGCTTCTTTGATTAATTCATGACCTGGACGTAAATATAGATGATAGGTGTTACTTAAAATAATTTGGGCCTTAATTTCCTTTAGTTCCTCTGGAGTCATACTTTTCACAGTAGCCTGTGTACCTACGGGCATAAAAATAGGAGTTTCAATTA
The window above is part of the Irregularibacter muris genome. Proteins encoded here:
- the tgt gene encoding tRNA guanosine(34) transglycosylase Tgt, with protein sequence MMAVRYELIKECKQSGARLGKLHTPHGVIETPIFMPVGTQATVKSMTPEELKEIKAQIILSNTYHLYLRPGHELIKEAGGLHKFMNWDRPILTDSGGFQVFSLNELREISEEGVTFRSHLDGSKHFLSPEKAVEIQNALGSDIMMAFDECPPYPCSYEYAKNSLERTIRWAKRCKEAHQRPKDQALFGIIQGGAFKDLRQKSVSEMIELDLPGYSIGGLSVGEPKEIMYEVLEYTTPLMPRDKPRYLMGVGSPDALIEGVIRGIDMFDCVLQTRIARNGTAMTSGGKVVIRNATYERDFSPLDPNCDCYTCKNYTRAYLRHLFKAKEILGPRLTSYHNLYFSLKLMENIRQAIKEDRLLDFKREFFSAYGYTK